In Neodiprion virginianus isolate iyNeoVirg1 chromosome 6, iyNeoVirg1.1, whole genome shotgun sequence, the genomic window CAAGTGGAAGCCGGAAAAGAAGGAAGAGTATAAAGACTATTTAAGACACTCGAATAGCATCGCAGCCGATTTCGAGGCAGAAGATGTTGAAATAATTGCCGCAAAGCTCTCGGGCGCTATCGCGGGCGCTGCACACGCTGCTCAAATGTCCTCGACTTCATACACGGGCCACCACAAAACCAAGAAACGGAAACAGGATTGGTTTGACTCGGAGTGTTCCTCTGCCCATGAACTAGTTAAAAAAAGCTTTGCTGATTGTAAATCTGCGTCCTTCAATAACGCCCAACTTGAGATATATAGACGAGCTAAAAGAGACTACTTTGAGCTGaccaaaaagaagaaaatgaagctACAAATAAAAAAGCTAGATGCTCTCGCGAACACAAAAAATGCCGCAGAATTGTGGAAAACAATAAAAGAGGTCAGACGAACTCAATCTTTGCCTAATCCAATTCCGCTCAGAGATTGGGAAGACTTCTACGACAAGATCACCCCACAAATCGCTCCAGACTCTACGACATTCGTTGGGGTAGAACATCCTGAGCTGGATAAAGAATTCACAATGGAAGAACTGGATAAAGCTTTCGCTagcagtaaaaataataagtcGCCAGGCCCAGATGACATCCAAAATGAATTCTTGAAGAACATGCCATATAATTGGAAGCTTTACACGTTATGTCTAATCAACAAAATCCTGAGGGAAGAAACTACACCAGAACATTGGTTTACGGCTCTTATTTCTCTAATCCATAAAAAAGGTGACAAACTAGATCCCTTAAATTACCGAGGCATCGCCTTGATAAATCACATTGCCAAATTGCTGACGAATATGATAAATAAACGACTGACGAAATGGGccgaaaaatgcaaaatactACCTGAATCACAAGCCGGATTCAGAGCTGGAAGAGGCTGCAATGACAACTTATTTACTCTGCTCGCTGCACTTAACTGTCGACTGAGACAACGCATGGCATCTCAATTCCTGCTATTTGTGGACTTTAGAAGAGCATTTGACTTGGTGCAGCACAAACTGCTCTGGATAAAACTCGTCGAGGCCGGCTGCAGTGCCAAACTGGTCAGACTTCTACGCAATATCTACAATTCTGCCAACTTCAAGTTGAAAGTTAATGGCGAGATCTCGCGTGAATTCGAGATAAAGAAAGGAGTTCTGCAAGGTGAATTACTCAGCCCTCTCCTTTTCCTGATCTTCATTGctgatttagaaaaattctgaGAAAGCAAGGCTGTGCTGGAACTAACATCGACGGTGTACTGGATATTCTCTTGCTTCTATATGCAGATGACCTGGTCATCTTAGCCTCATCGCCAAAGGACCTGcagaagaaaattaatcatcTCAAACGTTACTGTGACAACAACCTGTTAAATGTCAACAttgacaaaacaaaaattgttgtttgcaGAAGGGGTGGTAGGCcagcaaatttaaaaaagtttcattatGGTGACAAGGTAATTGACATCACAAACTCTTACGAATACCTGGGCTTAAAAATCACCACATCAGGATTAAGCAGACCGACAGCATTGGCTGCGATAAATAAAGCCAAAATGGCATTCAGTGCGGTACACCCTACCCTCATAAAAGCAAAAACAGATTCGTTCGAGTGtattaacaaattatttgacagCATCGTTGTCTCAACCTTAATATACGCCTCACCAATCTGGGCTATGAGATACTTAGATATGATCGAACAAGTCCAAGTGGAATTCTTTAAGAGAATTTTTGGTTTGCCAAGAAGCACTGAAGGTGCCTTACTGAGAGTTGAACTAGGCAGATTGCCGCTAGCACTCCAAGTCATCACAGCTACGTGGAACTGGATTATTAAAATCCTAGAAATGGAAGAAGATAGATATCCGAAAATATGCCTACGCCGCCTTATGGCACTCAGGAACTTCGACAGCAACGATAAATATAACTGGCTCGCTTTGTTTCTCAACCAAATCAGTAAATTTGCACCAGAACTTATCCCAGCTCTTGAAAAACTTGAGATAGAAACTTGGAAAGCCTTTAAGCATTACTTTCTTGCTAAACTCAAAAACCATCTTCTACAAGAAGACCGGAGAAGAGCGAATAACGCACACTACCTACAACTGCAACTTCAAAGACCTGTGGCTGGCAATAAggctgaaattttgaatagaAGAGTTAATTTCAACGTACTTAAAGTGCTCCTGCAAGTTAGATTAGCCAGCAAGTACCATTTCCGCCTAGCATTCAACCagataatttacaaattcaacCCAGGGCTGCTGTGCCCCATCTGCAACACTAATCAGCCTGATACTCTCGAGCATTTCTTCTTCAACTGCCCAATTTTTGAGCCCTATCGCAAACCGTTCGTGACCTCTGCAGTGACTCCAACTGATCTCCGCTGGAATTTCCTGAATAGCAGTGATACTTCACTGATTAAAAATACCTTCTTCTATATTCAACAATGTTGCCGCCTCAGAGCTTTCTGCTTAAATGAATAATCCCCAAGTCGTCACCTCTGCTGATCGCCCGGCCATGCTATTACTTACTTATACATGTATCTCTTGATTGCTggtttattttgtaaattttattttattatattttattgtattttattttattgtattttgcAAACTCTAGCCAAAATGTATTGTATTATCTAACCGATTGTTATAGACTTGTACTGGTctttgaaacaataaatatgaTTCTATTCTATTAAACAattcaacgataaaaaaaaaaaattccaaaagaattatattttttaaattgatgaataatcaattcttggaaattgaaaatatgaaatcaacTAAATAGttattcatctatctgtatgtttccTTTGAACTTTCCTATAGGTTTCGATCCGttgtataaatgtttcaaattacgATACATAAAGCacattaaatggcatttttttaatgaataatagtTTTATTTCGATTATTGTGTAACcaaatgatcaaaaaatatgaaagattTCCTCAATGATCATATTTATTGTCACAAACTtaataatgtaaaatatttatttttctttgcattttcctttttccaaatgttcatgaaaaattataatatatatatatttatatatatgaatatacacatctaaataaaacatgaataataaatttatttatcatcctcctatttaatcaaaaatatttcataaatttcataaaatatatatatatatatatatatatatatatatatatatgtcggagtATCACAAATCTCGTTCAATAATTCCattttaaaatgtatttagtgaataaaaggatatttcttttgaaattgaactCTCAACGAGTTCACCGTATCGAGCGTCAAGCGTTATTAGCAAGC contains:
- the LOC124307440 gene encoding uncharacterized protein LOC124307440, which gives rise to MPVVGWRLSLKNNFKPKQSNQQIAGYSYIPSRNINTLLELFQSTLDEILCSFGHLPILLTGDFNARLGNLNSLPEEVTLGSNLSPDRVSLDTVTNYRGQKLVECLENNSLILLNGRTLSDTPAQFTCTHIGHSIVDFGWISGNGLKDIKDLEVIQEHNPSDHFPVLISLTAERDELPDALEKKARRVRLKWKPEKKEEYKDYLRHSNSIAADFEAEDVEIIAAKLSGAIAGAAHAAQMSSTSYTGHHKTKKRKQDWFDSECSSAHELVKKSFADCKSASFNNAQLEIYRRAKRDYFELTKKKKMKLQIKKLDALANTKNAAELWKTIKEVRRTQSLPNPIPLRDWEDFYDKITPQIAPDSTTFVGVEHPELDKEFTMEELDKAFASSKNNKSPGPDDIQNEFLKNMPYNWKLYTLCLINKILREETTPEHWFTALISLIHKKGDKLDPLNYRGIALINHIAKLLTNMINKRLTKWAEKCKILPESQAGFRAGRGCNDNLFTLLAALNCRLRQRMASQFLLFVDFRRAFDLVQHKLLWIKLVEAGCSAKLVRLLRNIYNSANFKLKVNGEISREFEIKKGVLQDDLVILASSPKDLQKKINHLKRYCDNNLLNVNIDKTKIVVCRRGGRPANLKKFHYGDKVIDITNSYEYLGLKITTSGLSRPTALAAINKAKMAFSAVHPTLIKAKTDSFECINKLFDSIVVSTLIYASPIWAMRYLDMIEQVQVEFFKRIFGLPRSTEGALLRVELGRLPLALQVITATWNWIIKILEMEEDRYPKICLRRLMALRNFDSNDKYNWLALFLNQISKFAPELIPALEKLEIETWKAFKHYFLAKLKNHLLQEDRRRANNAHYLQLQLQRPVAGNKAEILNRRVNFNVLKVLLQVRLASKYHFRLAFNQIIYKFNPGLLCPICNTNQPDTLEHFFFNCPIFEPYRKPFVTSAVTPTDLRWNFLNSSDTSLIKNTFFYIQQCCRLRAFCLNE